A genome region from Ignavibacteriota bacterium includes the following:
- a CDS encoding DUF2029 domain-containing protein, whose protein sequence is MNRTGLALLLLLVILTRIPFITAGYGTDPDAWRVAETALRVWHTGIYEPSRLPGYPLHEIVNAPLTGMGGSLLSNSATLLVALLVLILWNHIALREARHPALLVAILAFTPLFWKNSAVTMDYVWSLLFILLAFQASTERRALMAGVFIGVAAGFRPGNAIAGAACMIPFLAGPRPVRSIFVMVTAACAVTAAAFVPVLLSMGVSGWLSATSAQLAAVRASQTSGIAAALYRGTYAFGPLAVAFIAIALSSAMRTIRTIEFRREPTVTVAIAIVLLFAATFLWLPMEREYLLPVLPFLLLALDRVCTRRQVLIAGALLVSFAFVNPDVVSHEGMTGHYQPGMRPGMVLEDLAKSHAREAQRAVILSARASHPTLIITGFPEPYWFADGQIERIPSDLHEQLFRNRVPGSPFHIYALSQPELSIARSQGYHIAVLRGSERLVEQIGGFSIAAEGITIVPPLP, encoded by the coding sequence GTGAACAGGACCGGCCTCGCTCTCCTTCTTCTGCTCGTCATCCTCACACGCATTCCTTTCATCACCGCAGGCTATGGTACCGATCCCGACGCGTGGCGTGTCGCGGAGACTGCACTCCGTGTGTGGCACACGGGGATCTATGAACCATCCCGGCTCCCCGGGTACCCGCTTCATGAGATCGTCAACGCCCCGCTGACCGGGATGGGCGGTTCGTTGCTCTCCAACTCCGCCACCCTGCTCGTTGCACTCCTGGTGCTGATCCTCTGGAACCACATCGCACTCCGCGAGGCGCGTCACCCCGCCCTGCTCGTCGCCATTCTCGCGTTCACGCCGCTGTTCTGGAAGAACTCCGCGGTCACGATGGACTACGTCTGGTCGTTGCTGTTCATCCTGCTGGCCTTCCAGGCGTCCACGGAACGGCGAGCGTTGATGGCGGGCGTGTTCATCGGCGTGGCCGCCGGCTTCCGTCCGGGCAACGCCATCGCAGGCGCGGCATGCATGATCCCCTTCCTTGCCGGTCCGCGCCCCGTGCGCTCGATCTTCGTAATGGTCACGGCCGCGTGTGCGGTGACCGCGGCGGCGTTCGTTCCCGTCCTCCTCTCCATGGGAGTGAGCGGGTGGCTCTCCGCCACGTCCGCCCAGTTGGCAGCTGTACGGGCGAGCCAGACGTCCGGCATCGCAGCGGCCCTCTACCGCGGCACGTACGCCTTCGGGCCTCTTGCCGTGGCGTTCATTGCCATCGCGTTGTCCTCCGCCATGCGGACGATCCGCACGATCGAGTTCAGGAGGGAGCCCACAGTCACTGTTGCGATCGCCATCGTGCTGCTGTTTGCGGCGACGTTCCTCTGGTTGCCGATGGAGCGCGAGTACCTCCTCCCCGTCCTGCCCTTCCTCCTCCTCGCGCTCGACCGCGTCTGCACCCGCCGGCAGGTCCTCATCGCGGGCGCCCTCCTTGTCAGCTTTGCCTTCGTGAATCCGGATGTCGTTTCCCATGAGGGGATGACGGGGCACTACCAACCCGGCATGCGCCCCGGCATGGTCCTCGAGGACCTGGCAAAGTCGCACGCCCGGGAAGCACAACGTGCGGTCATCCTCTCCGCCCGTGCTTCGCACCCCACGCTCATCATCACCGGCTTCCCCGAACCCTACTGGTTCGCGGATGGCCAGATCGAACGCATTCCGTCCGATCTCCACGAGCAGCTCTTCAGGAACCGTGTCCCGGGGTCACCCTTCCACATCTATGCCCTTTCACAGCCCGAACTCTCGATCGCCCGGTCACAGGGCTATCATATCGCCGTTCTTCGGGGCTCGGAGCGTCTGGTGGAGCAGATCGGCGGGTTTTCCATCGCTGCCGAAGGCATCACCATCGTGCCCCCCCTGCCTTGA
- a CDS encoding class I SAM-dependent methyltransferase: protein MLLHPNDIRLLLEKTRSRGAVAFSGLLRGGASRTEAVWDQTDTYPRQWTSIPLIQERLRTMITGSPSKNIASYVRERYSTPDARWHALSPGCGTGRKELAWVAAGGIALLEGYDISKKRIAEAERLAASAGMTSSTAFTAADVRTLDLPVASFDLVILDDALHHIAPLGPFIKKIHSWLRPGGILVVNEFVGPSRFQWTDRQIELANRLLDGMPARLKVRPDGTPRPPVYRPGTLAMRVFDPSEAVDSSAIIPLVHEHFDIVEEKMCGGALMHLVFKDIAHHFLHPDDAALAVLNTCLATEEEEMKAGRIASDFAFIAARPRSR from the coding sequence GTGCTCCTGCATCCCAACGACATACGACTCCTTCTTGAAAAGACCCGCTCCCGGGGCGCTGTGGCGTTCAGCGGGCTCCTCCGCGGCGGTGCCAGCCGCACCGAGGCCGTGTGGGATCAGACCGACACGTATCCGCGCCAGTGGACATCCATTCCGCTGATCCAGGAGAGGCTGCGGACCATGATCACCGGTTCGCCGTCAAAGAATATCGCTTCGTACGTGCGCGAACGGTACAGTACGCCGGACGCGCGGTGGCACGCCCTCTCACCCGGCTGCGGCACGGGCAGGAAGGAACTCGCGTGGGTCGCGGCCGGCGGCATCGCACTCCTGGAAGGGTACGACATCTCGAAGAAACGGATCGCCGAGGCAGAGCGGCTCGCAGCGTCAGCGGGAATGACCTCTTCGACGGCGTTCACTGCCGCCGATGTGCGGACGCTGGATCTCCCTGTTGCCTCCTTCGACCTCGTGATCCTCGATGATGCGCTTCACCATATCGCACCTCTCGGGCCCTTCATCAAGAAGATCCATTCCTGGCTCAGGCCCGGCGGTATCCTTGTCGTGAATGAATTCGTCGGGCCATCGCGGTTCCAATGGACCGACAGGCAGATCGAACTTGCCAACCGTTTGCTGGATGGCATGCCTGCACGCCTGAAAGTGCGGCCCGACGGAACACCACGTCCGCCCGTGTACCGCCCGGGCACGCTCGCCATGAGGGTGTTCGATCCATCCGAAGCCGTGGATTCCTCCGCGATCATCCCCCTGGTGCACGAGCACTTCGACATCGTCGAGGAGAAGATGTGCGGGGGAGCACTCATGCACCTCGTCTTCAAGGACATCGCGCATCACTTTCTCCATCCGGATGATGCAGCCCTCGCGGTGCTCAACACATGTCTCGCCACCGAGGAAGAAGAAATGAAGGCCGGCCGCATCGCAAGCGACTTCGCCTTCATCGCTGCACGGCCGCGATCACGCTGA
- a CDS encoding succinate dehydrogenase/fumarate reductase iron-sulfur subunit, translating to MNFTLKIWRQKNPTEKGKLVTYAVTNIPPDASFLEVLDVLNTDLVRKGEEPVAFDHDCREGICGSCGIMIEGRAHGPNRKAATCELRMRSFPDGDTLTVEPWRARPFPVIKDLVVDRTAFDRIMQAGGYVSVKTGQAPDANAIPVPKHHAEEAMDAAACIGCGACVATCPNGSAMLFVAAKVSQFALLPQGHAERKERVERMLAQMDKEGFGACSNTYACEAECPKQISVEHIARLNREFVRAKAL from the coding sequence ATGAACTTCACGCTGAAGATCTGGCGCCAGAAGAACCCGACCGAGAAGGGGAAGCTGGTCACGTACGCGGTCACCAACATCCCCCCGGATGCCTCCTTCCTGGAGGTGCTCGATGTCCTGAATACCGACCTCGTCCGCAAAGGCGAAGAACCGGTCGCCTTCGACCACGATTGCCGTGAAGGCATCTGCGGCAGCTGTGGCATCATGATCGAAGGGCGTGCGCACGGGCCGAACCGGAAGGCAGCGACCTGCGAATTGCGCATGCGCAGTTTCCCCGACGGCGACACCCTGACGGTGGAACCGTGGCGCGCACGCCCCTTCCCGGTGATCAAGGACCTTGTCGTGGACCGCACCGCGTTCGACCGCATCATGCAGGCCGGCGGCTACGTCTCGGTGAAGACCGGCCAGGCCCCCGACGCCAACGCGATCCCCGTCCCCAAGCACCATGCCGAAGAAGCCATGGATGCCGCAGCATGCATCGGGTGCGGCGCGTGCGTCGCAACATGCCCGAATGGCTCCGCCATGCTGTTCGTCGCCGCAAAGGTCTCCCAGTTCGCGCTGTTGCCGCAGGGACACGCCGAGCGGAAGGAACGCGTGGAACGTATGCTGGCGCAAATGGACAAAGAAGGCTTCGGCGCCTGCTCCAACACGTATGCGTGCGAGGCAGAATGTCCGAAACAGATCTCGGTGGAACATATTGCACGGTTGAACCGGGAATTCGTACGGGCGAAAGCGCTCTAA
- a CDS encoding fumarate reductase/succinate dehydrogenase flavoprotein subunit: MTLDAKIPSGPIEKKWDAHRFNMKLVNPANKRKYTIIVVGTGLAGASAAASLAELGYNVISLCYHESPRRAHSIAAQGGINAPKNYTNDGDSVYRLFYDTVKGGDYRAREANVYRLAQVSGNVIDQCVAQGVPFGREYGGMLDNRSFGGAQVSRTFYARGQTGQQLLLGAYSALARQINTGKVKYYARRDMLDVIIADGQARGIVARNLVTGELETYLGNAVVLATGGYGNVFYLSTNAKASNATAIWRAYKRGALFANPCFTQIHPTCIPQAGDFQSKLTLMSESLRNDGRIWVPKKKGDTRNPADIPEDERDYYLERLYPSFGNLVPRDVASRRAKDMCDKGYGVGPTKLAVYLDFADAIKRTSKESIAEKYGNLFDMYHEITAEDPYKTPMRIYPAVHYTMGGLWVDYNLMSNVPGLYVIGEANFSDHGANRLGASALMQGLADGYFILPYTIGDYLATTQFKAVPDAHPAVAEARGATQDRIARLLAIKGKRTPDDFHKALGQIMWNNVGMGRNEKGLQEAMKQIAALREEFWKDVNVVGTAGDLNAELERAGRIADFLELGELLARDAHYREESCGGHFREEHQTDEGEAQRNDKKFSYVAAWEHAGDGKEPKLHKEQLEFEYVKPSQRSYK; encoded by the coding sequence CGCACCGGTTCAACATGAAGCTGGTGAACCCTGCGAACAAGCGGAAGTACACCATCATCGTGGTCGGGACCGGCCTGGCGGGCGCCTCTGCCGCTGCCTCCCTGGCCGAACTCGGCTACAATGTCATCTCGCTGTGCTACCATGAATCCCCCCGCCGCGCCCATAGCATCGCGGCCCAGGGAGGCATCAACGCACCGAAGAACTACACGAACGACGGCGACAGCGTGTACCGCCTGTTCTACGACACCGTCAAAGGCGGCGACTACCGCGCCCGCGAAGCCAACGTGTACCGTCTGGCCCAGGTCAGCGGCAACGTCATCGACCAGTGCGTTGCCCAGGGCGTGCCGTTCGGCCGCGAATACGGCGGGATGCTGGACAACCGCTCCTTCGGCGGCGCACAGGTGTCGCGTACGTTCTACGCCCGCGGGCAAACGGGACAGCAGTTGCTGCTCGGCGCATACTCCGCCCTCGCGCGCCAGATCAATACGGGGAAGGTGAAGTACTACGCCCGCCGCGATATGCTGGATGTCATCATCGCCGACGGCCAGGCACGCGGTATCGTGGCCCGCAATCTCGTCACCGGAGAACTCGAGACCTACCTCGGGAACGCGGTGGTGCTCGCCACAGGCGGCTACGGCAACGTGTTCTACCTCTCCACGAATGCCAAGGCCAGCAACGCAACGGCCATCTGGCGCGCATACAAACGCGGTGCGCTCTTCGCCAATCCCTGCTTCACACAGATCCATCCCACCTGCATCCCGCAGGCCGGCGATTTCCAGTCCAAGCTCACCCTGATGAGCGAGAGCCTCCGGAATGACGGCCGCATCTGGGTGCCGAAGAAGAAGGGCGACACGCGCAACCCGGCGGACATCCCCGAGGACGAGCGCGACTATTACCTCGAACGCCTGTACCCGTCGTTCGGCAACCTGGTGCCCCGCGATGTGGCATCACGTCGCGCGAAGGACATGTGCGACAAGGGCTACGGCGTCGGGCCCACAAAGCTTGCGGTCTATCTGGACTTCGCCGATGCCATCAAGCGCACCAGCAAGGAATCCATCGCCGAGAAGTACGGCAACCTCTTCGACATGTATCACGAGATCACGGCCGAGGATCCGTACAAGACCCCGATGCGCATCTACCCCGCCGTGCACTACACCATGGGCGGGCTCTGGGTGGACTACAATCTCATGAGCAATGTCCCCGGTCTCTATGTCATCGGTGAAGCGAACTTCTCGGACCACGGCGCGAACCGCCTCGGTGCGAGCGCGCTGATGCAGGGACTCGCTGACGGCTACTTCATCCTCCCGTACACGATCGGCGATTACCTGGCCACCACGCAGTTCAAGGCGGTGCCGGATGCCCATCCCGCCGTGGCGGAGGCACGGGGAGCGACACAGGACCGGATCGCCAGGCTCCTGGCGATCAAGGGCAAGCGCACGCCGGACGATTTCCACAAGGCGCTGGGCCAGATCATGTGGAACAATGTCGGTATGGGACGGAACGAGAAAGGACTGCAGGAGGCGATGAAACAGATCGCCGCCCTGCGTGAGGAGTTCTGGAAGGATGTGAACGTGGTCGGGACTGCCGGCGACCTGAACGCCGAACTCGAACGTGCCGGACGTATCGCGGACTTCCTCGAACTCGGAGAGTTGCTTGCACGCGACGCGCATTACCGGGAAGAATCCTGCGGCGGCCACTTCCGCGAGGAACACCAGACCGACGAGGGCGAGGCGCAGCGCAACGACAAGAAGTTCTCGTACGTTGCAGCGTGGGAACACGCCGGCGACGGCAAGGAACCCAAACTCCACAAGGAGCAGCTCGAATTCGAATACGTGAAACCTTCCCAGAGGAGCTACAAGTAA